In a genomic window of Bacteroides sp.:
- a CDS encoding glycosyltransferase family 39 protein: protein MQKQTHPLSYYTGIAIMAILLVVSLMRYKENIISWDTFGYYLYLPATFIHHDPGLKDPGFVEEALQTYEGSTTLYQASQGPEGGLIIKYSSGLSLLFLPGFAVAHLVALVTSFPADGFSLPYQHAVFITSLLFTFLGLIFIRKVLLKYFDDRLTTVLLVLLFLGTNLFYVSVKHTLVHNFLFALYALMLWLVIRWHEKPTARLSVYLGLVLGLIIIIRPTEAICLVIPLLWGVYDWKTLKEKYRLIRDHFRKIL, encoded by the coding sequence ATGCAAAAACAAACCCATCCCCTGTCGTATTACACCGGAATTGCGATCATGGCGATCCTGCTTGTGGTTTCGCTGATGCGGTATAAGGAAAACATCATTTCGTGGGACACCTTTGGCTATTACCTTTATTTGCCGGCCACCTTCATTCATCACGATCCTGGCCTGAAAGACCCGGGATTTGTGGAAGAAGCGCTGCAAACCTATGAGGGAAGCACGACCCTTTACCAGGCTTCACAGGGACCTGAAGGGGGCCTGATCATCAAGTATTCTTCGGGACTGTCGCTGTTGTTTTTACCGGGCTTTGCCGTGGCTCACCTGGTGGCGCTGGTCACCAGTTTTCCTGCCGATGGCTTTTCATTGCCCTATCAGCACGCGGTTTTCATCACCAGCCTGTTGTTTACCTTCCTGGGGCTGATTTTTATCCGTAAGGTCCTGCTGAAATATTTTGATGACCGGCTGACCACCGTGCTGCTGGTCCTGCTGTTTCTGGGCACCAATTTGTTTTACGTTTCCGTGAAACATACGCTGGTGCACAATTTCCTGTTTGCCCTGTATGCGCTGATGCTTTGGCTGGTAATTCGCTGGCACGAGAAGCCCACTGCCCGCCTGTCGGTTTACCTGGGACTGGTCCTGGGGCTGATCATCATCATCCGGCCCACTGAGGCCATCTGCCTGGTGATACCGCTTTTGTGGGGGGTGTATGACTGGAAAACACTTAAGGAGAAATATAGGCTGATCCGCGACCATTTCCGCAAGATCCT